CCATCGCCAGAAGGAGTTTCGTGCAGGCTACGCCGGCAGCTCCGGCGCCGGACACCGCGACCCGCAACGACGTCATGTCCCGGCCGAGTAGCTTGCTCGCCCCCATCAGGGCGGCCAGCACGACGATGGCGGTGCCGTGCTGGTCGTCGTGCATCACCGGGCAGTCCAGCGCCTCGATGACCCGCCGCTCGATCTCGAAGCAGCGCGGCGCGGAGATGTCCTCGAGGTTCACGGCGCCGAACGTGGGCCGCAGCCGCACCAGCGTCTCGACGATCTCGTCGGGGTCCTTGGTGTCGAGCACGATCGGGATCGCGTCCAGGCCCCCGAACTGCTTGAACAGGCCGCATTTGCCTTCCATCACAGGCAGCGACGCCGACGGGCCGATGTCGCCGAGACCGAGCACGGCGCTGCCATCGCTGACGACCGCCACCAGCCGGTTGGCCCACGTGTAGCGCGCGGCCAGGGTGGGATCGGCGGCGATCGCGCGGCTGACCTGCGCCACGCCCGGGGTGTAGGCAACCGAAAGGGCGCGCTGGGTGTCCAGCGGCGCCGTCAGCGCCACCGAGAGCTTGCCACCTACGTGCGCCTCGAAGATCTCGTCGTCACCGATGTGGACCTGTGGCTGCGCGATGTCTGGCACCGCATCAGGGTACTGACTACCGATCGGTAGGCCCAACCCGCTAGATGAGTCCGAGCTCCGTCACCGCGCTGCGCTCATCGGCCAGTTCCGCGGTCGACGCGTCGATCTTGCCGCGGGAGAAGTCGTCGATCTCGAGCCCCTGCACGATCGTCCAGTCGCCGGCCTTGGTGGTCACCGGGAACGAGGAGATCAGGCCCTCCGGCACGCCATACGAGCCGTCGGAGACGACGGCCATGGACACCCAGTTGCCCTCCGGGCTGCCCAGCAGCCAGTCACGCGCGGCGTCGATGGTCGCCGACGCGGCCGACGCGGCCGACGAGGCGCCGCGCGCATCGATGATCGCCGCGCCGCGCTTGGCGACGGTCGGGATGAAGTCGTTCTCGATCCACGCCTGGTCGCCGATGACCTCGGCGGCGTTCTTCCCGCCCACCTCGGCGTGGAACACGTCGGGGTACTGGGTCGCCGAGTGGTTGCCCCAGATCGTCATCTTCTTGATGTCGGTGACCGCGGCGCCCGTCTTCTTGGCCAGCTGGGAGATCGCCCGGTTGTGGTCGAGGCGCGTCAGCGCGGTGAACCGCTCCCGCGGGATGTCGGGTGCGTTGCTCATCGCGATCAGCGCGTTGGTGTTGGCCGGGTTGCCGGTCACGCCGATCCGGACGTCCTGCGCCGCGACCGAGTTGAGGGCCTTGCCCTGCGCGGTGAAGATCGCGCCGTTGGCCTCCAGCAGGTCACCGCGCTCCATACCCTTGGTGCGCGGGCGGGCACCGACCAGCAGGGCGAGGTTCACACCGTCGAAGATCTTGTTCGGGTCGGCGCCGATCTCGACGCCCGCCAGCAGGGGGAATGCGCAGTCATCGAGCTCCATCACGACACCCTCGAGCGCCTTGAGCGCCGGCTCGATCTCGAGCAGACGCAGCTCGATCGGGCGGTCGGCGCCCAGCAGCGCGCCGCTCGCCAGGCGGAACAACAGGCTGTAGCCGATCTGGCCGGCGGCGCCGGTGACGGCGACCTTGACAGGACTTGCGCTCACGTCGGTTTACTCCTTAAGGAGACTCGGGATCTAAGACGTTCCGTCGGGACGAAACTATCGCACCGGCACTGGGCCGAAACCTCCGGTCCAACACCTGGGAGTTCCCTGGGAGCCGCGCACCAACCGGCGATTTCACGTCCCGTTTCGCCCGGACGCGTAGCATTGAGCACCGCTTTGCGGACCTGTGCTGCCATCGGAGGTGAACGTGTTTCCCGGGCCCGACGCGTTACCCGAAGTGCTGCGACCGCTCGTGCGCGAACCTAACGACACGCAGAAGTCGAATTCGCTTCCCGTCCAGGAGGTGCGGCACGACGCGCTGGTCGACTGCGCGGTCTACGCCGAGGGTCTCCGGCTGCCGGGACAGTTAAGTTACGCCGCCGCGCTCAACAAGGTTCGCGAGATCGAAATGCTGGGCCACGAGTCATTCGTCTGGGTCGGCTTGCGCGAGCCGGACACGCACCAGATGCAGGAAGTGGCCGACATTTTCGGTCTGCACCCATTGGCCGTCGAAGACGCCGTTTGCGCGCATCAGCGACCGAAGCTGGAACGCTACGACGACACGTTGTTCTTGGTCCTGAAGACCGTCAACTATGTCCCGCATGAATCGGTGGTAGCGGCCCGCCAGATCGTCGAAACCGGCGAAATCATGATCTTCGTCGGGGCCGACTTCGTGGTCACCGTGCGCCACGGCGAGCACGGCGGCTTGTCCGCGGTGCGCAAGCGCATGGAAGCCGACTCCCAACAGATGCGCCTGGGCCCGTATGCCGTGATGCACGCGATCGCCGATGACGTCGTTGACCACTACCTCGAGGTGAGCGCTCTGGTGGAAGCCGACATCGACAGCATCGAGGAGGTGGCGTTCGCCCCGGGCCGCAAGCTCGACGTCGAACCGATTTATCTGCTCAAACGAGAGGTCGTCGAACTCCGCCGGTGCGTCAACCCACTGTCGGGCGCGTTTCATCGAATGCAGATTGAAAACAAGGACCTGATTTCCAAGGAAGTCCGGCGCTACCTGCGCGACGTCGCCGACCACCAATCCGAGGCCGCGGACCATATCAACAGCTACGACGACATGCTCAACTCGCTGATACAGGCGGCGCTGGCTCGCGTCGGGATGCAGCAGAACAGCGACATGCGCAAGATATCGGCCTGGGCCGGCATCGTCGCGGTGCCGACCATGATCGCGGGCATCTATGGCATGAACTTCGAGTTCATGCCCGAGCTGAAGTGGCATTGGAGCTACCCGGTGGTGGTCGGCATAATGGCCACCTCGTGTCTGGTGCTGTACTTCAGCTTCCGAAAGGTCGACTGGCTCTAGCGTTTTCCTGCGCGAGCAGACGCGAAAGCACCCTTCCGTCCGGCGTGTCGCGGACTTTTGCGTCTGATGAGCATGC
This genomic window from Mycobacterium saskatchewanense contains:
- a CDS encoding NAD(P)-dependent malic enzyme, translating into MPDIAQPQVHIGDDEIFEAHVGGKLSVALTAPLDTQRALSVAYTPGVAQVSRAIAADPTLAARYTWANRLVAVVSDGSAVLGLGDIGPSASLPVMEGKCGLFKQFGGLDAIPIVLDTKDPDEIVETLVRLRPTFGAVNLEDISAPRCFEIERRVIEALDCPVMHDDQHGTAIVVLAALMGASKLLGRDMTSLRVAVSGAGAAGVACTKLLLAMGVSEITVLDSRGILHTGRDHMNEVKRDLARRTNPAGLTGGLAEALRGADVFLGVSAGAVPEELVATMAPGGIVFALSNPDPEIDPEVAARYAAVVATGRSDYPNQINNVLAFPGVFRGALDVGARRITEKMMVVAAEAIFSVVSDDLAPDRIVPSPLDMRVGEAVARAVALAAEG
- a CDS encoding malate dehydrogenase; its protein translation is MSASPVKVAVTGAAGQIGYSLLFRLASGALLGADRPIELRLLEIEPALKALEGVVMELDDCAFPLLAGVEIGADPNKIFDGVNLALLVGARPRTKGMERGDLLEANGAIFTAQGKALNSVAAQDVRIGVTGNPANTNALIAMSNAPDIPRERFTALTRLDHNRAISQLAKKTGAAVTDIKKMTIWGNHSATQYPDVFHAEVGGKNAAEVIGDQAWIENDFIPTVAKRGAAIIDARGASSAASAASATIDAARDWLLGSPEGNWVSMAVVSDGSYGVPEGLISSFPVTTKAGDWTIVQGLEIDDFSRGKIDASTAELADERSAVTELGLI
- the corA gene encoding magnesium/cobalt transporter CorA, giving the protein MFPGPDALPEVLRPLVREPNDTQKSNSLPVQEVRHDALVDCAVYAEGLRLPGQLSYAAALNKVREIEMLGHESFVWVGLREPDTHQMQEVADIFGLHPLAVEDAVCAHQRPKLERYDDTLFLVLKTVNYVPHESVVAARQIVETGEIMIFVGADFVVTVRHGEHGGLSAVRKRMEADSQQMRLGPYAVMHAIADDVVDHYLEVSALVEADIDSIEEVAFAPGRKLDVEPIYLLKREVVELRRCVNPLSGAFHRMQIENKDLISKEVRRYLRDVADHQSEAADHINSYDDMLNSLIQAALARVGMQQNSDMRKISAWAGIVAVPTMIAGIYGMNFEFMPELKWHWSYPVVVGIMATSCLVLYFSFRKVDWL